Proteins encoded by one window of Musa acuminata AAA Group cultivar baxijiao chromosome BXJ2-9, Cavendish_Baxijiao_AAA, whole genome shotgun sequence:
- the LOC103978268 gene encoding uncharacterized protein LOC103978268 yields the protein MALYGTSNALMCRTFLTTFRGPARAWFSRLRQSSIASFDQFAKEFEQNFLTSVRPQPSIATLFALSQHEEETLAQFVTRFATEIRGYPVTHPSLIMQAFLTGLKPSRFFWSLIEKPPATIPEILHRASQYVAGEALAAGRRTVGKIPRIEQPRVATSSAKPQSRRRLDHPEQRLPRPPPLPLNTPRTEIFLQIREKGLLRPPNPMKATYKNRSKYYRFHRDHGHDTEDCHDLQNQIEELIRRGYLGRYLKEPREATPRPRMSVERQIDVIIGGQAAGGSSSSARKSYARSLIEKRPRPELEPEISFGTGEEERSHHDDALVTSIQIANARVKRVMVNTGSSVDILYLDAFKKLDLPTEDLIPMSSALTGFTGDSISLLGTTTLPVTIGEEPRTKTIMTTFMVVNLPLAYNVILGCPTLNKLKAVVSTYHRAIKFPTSAGVGESRSDPGESRRCYLTAISLPKRVRPHIPDSREEASAPTHLEPPEQLTEVPLKGDRPGQTMKIDAAQPKENQLQLIEFLRKNADVFAWSPKEMPGIDRAVAEHQLNINPEAKPVKQRPRKFAPDRQKAISEEVDRLTEVGFIFEVKYPQ from the coding sequence ATGGCCCTTTATGGCACGTCCAACGCGCTAATGTGCCGTACATTTCTGACCACCTTCAGAGGACCAGCACGCGCATGGTTCAGCCGGCTGCGCCAATCCTCAATCGCATCTTTCGACCAGTTCGCCAAGGAGTTCGAACAAAACTTCCTTACCAGCGTGCGACCTCAACCCTCCATAGCCACCCTGTTCGCGCTATCGCAGCACGAGGAGGAGACACTCGCACAGTTCGTAACGCGCTTCGCCACAGAGATCCGCGGGTACCCGGTTACTCACCCTTCTCTGATCATGCAGGCATTCCTGACGGGGCTGAAACCCTCGAGATTCTTCTGGTCACTAATTGAGAAGCCGCCGGCCACTATCCCCGAGATCCTCCATCGTGCCAGCCAATACGTCGCCGGCGAAGCATTGGCGGCAGGAAGACGCACGGTCGGGAAGATACCGCGGATCGAGCAACCCCGAGTCGCCACCTCGTCGGCCAAACCGCAATCCCGTCGGAGGCTCGACCACCCCGAGCAGAGGCTCCCGAGGCCTCCACCCCTCCCACTCAACACACCtcgtaccgagatcttcctccagatCAGGGAGAAAGGTCTTTTGCGACCTCCCAATCCCATGAAAGCTACTTACAAAAATCGGTCGAAATACTACAGGTTCCACCGAGACCATGGCCACGACACAGAGGACTGCCACGACCTCCAGAACCAGATTGAGGAGCTGATCAGAAGGGGGTACCTCGGCCGTTATCTCAAGGAACCTCGAGAAGCAACCCCGCGTCCCCGGATGTCCGTCGAAAGGCAGATCGATGTCATCATCGGAGGACAGGCGGCGGGCGGCAGCAGCTCGAGTGCAAGGAAATCCTACGCCCGGAGCTTGATCGAGAAACGCCCCCGACCCGAGCTAGAGCCCGAAATCTCTTTTGGGACCGGGGAAGAGGAACGTTCCCATCATGACGACGCTCTGGTAACCTCCATCCAAATCGCCAACGCTCGGGTAAAGAGGGTAATGGTCAACACTGGGAGCTCCGTCGACATCCTGTACCTCGACGCCTTCAAGAAGCTCGACTTGCCCACCGAGGACCTCATCCCCATGAGCTCGGCACTCACGGGATTCACCGGAGACTCAATCTCCCTGCTCGGCACCACCACACTCCCTGTCACTATTGGGGAGGAACCAAGGACCAAGACAATAATGACTACGTTCATGGTGGTCAACCTGCCCTTGGCTTACAACGTCATCCTTGGCTGCCCAACGCTCAACAAGCTGAAGGCGGTGGTCTCAACCTACCACCGAGCCATCAAGTTTCCCACCTCGGCAGGGGTCGGAGAATCACGAAGCGACCCAGGGGAGTCAAGAAGGTGCTACCTTACCGCGATCTCCCTCCCGAAGAGGGTACGCCCCCACATTCCAGATTCCCGAGAAGAGGCCTCAGCACCAACGCACCTCGAACCCCCGGAACAGCTTACCGAGGTGCCACTAAAGGGAGACCGGCCAGGTCAGACTATGAAAATCGACGCGGCCCAACCCAAAGAAAACCAGCTCCAGCTCATCGAGTTCCTGAGGAAAAACGCCGACGTATTCGCATGGTCGCCCAAGGAAATGCCAGGGATCGATCGGGCGGTAGCCGAACACCAGCTCAACATCAACCCCGAGGCCAAGCCTGTGAAGCAGAGGCCACGGAAGTTCGCCCCCGACCGGCAGAAGGCGATCAGCGAAGAAGTCGACCGATTAACAGAGGTCGGATTCATTTTCGAAGTAAAGTACCCCCAATGA
- the LOC135622871 gene encoding patatin-like protein 8 has translation MAFVDADKLSYEIFSVLESKFLFGLDDPNKLFFPTSSYSSAGASPRTAAGARGRIRILSIDGGGSPSDALLAAVALARLESSLRHRSGDPSARVAYMFDVAAGSRASRTGCR, from the coding sequence ATGGCGTTCGTCGACGCCGACAAGCTCAGTTACGAGATCTTCTCCGTCCTCGAGAGCAAGTTCCTCTTCGGCCTCGACGACCCCAACAAGCTCTTCTTCCCCACTTCCTCCTACTCCTCAGCTGGCGCCTCCCCCCGGACCGCCGCAGGTGCCCGAGGAAGGATCCGGATCCTGTCCATCGACGGCGGCGGCAGCCCCTCCGATGCCCTCCTCGCCGCGGTCGCCCTCGCCCGGCTCGAGTCCTCCCTCCGTCACCGTTCCGGCGACCCATCCGCCCGCGTTGCCTACATGTTCGACGTCGCGGCCGGCTCCCGCGCCAGCCGAACCGGGTGCCGCTGA